The nucleotide sequence AGCGGCTCCGGCGAGTCCTCAACGAGCGGCTGAAGGACAGCGGGGGGGGCCGATGATCGGCGCATGGATGGCGTATGCGATCCTGGTTGGCGCATGCGCGACGGCTGCGGCACTGGCCCTGGAGCCGCTCGCCGCCGCGCGGGGACTCCCTCGCCGAGCCGCCTGGCTGGCCGCGCTCGCCGCCGCGCTGCTCGTCCCGCTGGCGGTGGCGATTCGCCCCGTTGCTGCTGGCGGTGGCCCCTCGGGCGCGTTGCTGCTCCCCGCAGTTGGAGGCGCCGCCACTGGTGCCCTCCCCGCCGCGGCGACGATCGATTGGGACCGCTGGCTCCTCGTGGCGTGGGCCGTGGCTTCACTCGGCGTCCTCGCCTCCCTGGCGTCGAGCGCGATCGCGCTCTGGCGCTCCACTGCGCGCGCTCGCTCCGCCATGGTCGATGGCGCGCGCGTCGCGCTCACGGCCGAGACGGGCCCCGGTGCACTCGGCTTCGGCGCGACACGCATCGTCATGCCCGAGGCGCTGATGTCGCTCGATCCCACGCGTCGCGCGCTGCTGGTGCGCCACGAACGCGAGCACGTGCTCGCTGGCGACCCGCACCTGCTGCTGGCGTCGCTCGTCGCGGTGGCGCTCCTGCCATGGAATCCCGCGCTCTGGTTCATTGCGCGCCGCCTGCGAGTGGCGCTCGAACTCGACTGCGACGCGCGGGTGCTGGCGTCGGGCGGCGATGTGCGCGCCTATGGCGAGTTGCTCCTGACGGTCGCGGCCGCGCGACGCCCGCCACGGCTGGCGGCGTACCTGGCGTTCGCCGCCGCCCCCTCTCCCCTCGAAAAGAGGATCCGTGCCATGTCCAATGCCCGTCGTTCACTTGCTCCCATGCGCCAACTCTCGTTAGGACTGGTGGCCGTCGCGGCCGTCGTGACCGCGTGCGAGACGCGGCGCCCAGAACCGGTCGCCCC is from Gemmatimonadaceae bacterium and encodes:
- a CDS encoding M56 family metallopeptidase; translation: MIGAWMAYAILVGACATAAALALEPLAAARGLPRRAAWLAALAAALLVPLAVAIRPVAAGGGPSGALLLPAVGGAATGALPAAATIDWDRWLLVAWAVASLGVLASLASSAIALWRSTARARSAMVDGARVALTAETGPGALGFGATRIVMPEALMSLDPTRRALLVRHEREHVLAGDPHLLLASLVAVALLPWNPALWFIARRLRVALELDCDARVLASGGDVRAYGELLLTVAAARRPPRLAAYLAFAAAPSPLEKRIRAMSNARRSLAPMRQLSLGLVAVAAVVTACETRRPEPVAPVPSFSVSNGKATASPATSATASDSARRQLGTEIRERVPAPTLNGNANDPLLIVYDADGNTVLSGRLGARDANGKTILDSIPVPAEQIASVDVIKSGAMLPPEARGGLIKVVLKREAGPFRRTATAPTTDMLVIIRDSDGKELYRDQLSTPDAKGAPGMLDKLPVDQASIATVDVIKSPADRAAGRAEVRITLKPGQGLTAKR